In Lycium ferocissimum isolate CSIRO_LF1 chromosome 11, AGI_CSIRO_Lferr_CH_V1, whole genome shotgun sequence, a single genomic region encodes these proteins:
- the LOC132036831 gene encoding receptor-like protein EIX1 isoform X1, with protein MSVAEKFVRQLVVFDIFIALSVNCGVVFSSGVGDGQIKCPETEKEALLSFKRELLDVYGRLSSWGNEGFNQDCCRWRGVHCDNQTSNVIRLDLRGPSSPNASVTVAPLIGKISPALQKLKQLKYLDLSYNQILGGIPDFLGSLSNLEYLNLSCVGDDFTRVPPNLGNLSSLNTLDLSRNGFLSVNNLEWLSRLHQLRYLAIGYVNLSKATDWLQAVFKLPFLQVLSLPGSKLPAVVPSVFPSSNSLMSLSTLDLSSNNLNTSVYTWLFNLSNLTYLDLSGNAIYGPIPDAFGNMKSLQHLDLSRNALGGGFPRCLGNKLKFLRLSSNNLDGQLPEIMKNLSCMSDSLEYLNLEENHIGGSLTDIIANFTSLRELRLGRNKLNESIPRVVGNLPSLVILDLSWNRIAGSVPDLLLLSSLRELHLSHNQFTGLTESIGRLSKLEKLYLDFNQLEGTISEAHLFKLSQLRELDISYNAQLRIRVSSDWIPPFQLDLIRFTHCKLGPQFPNWLRNQNNISELDFSASGISGEVPNWFWEQLPGMSFLNLSYNDVGGNIPDLSRKMSDVLCIDLATNKFSGPLPKFPTSLVTLDLSSNMFSGTISFICDNFDYLGYLDLSDNRFSGELPHCWTLRSIVHLNLGNNNFFGKIPNTLGSLQTMGMLHLQNNHLIGELPRSLANCKKLRVIDVGSNNLSGELPAWIGTNISDIIIVILKSNRLSGSIPSSICQLKKLQILDLSANKISGTIPKCINNLTAMTEEESTMQQIKSWYFQVDDEGDVTINASYDESAILMWKGRQFEYSSILGMVKSIDLSSNNLVGEIPIEITSLLGLHGLNLSINNLTGSIPLRLGQMRALNFLDLNRNDLSGEIPAGLSQLSHLGVLNLSYNNFSGRIPLGEQLLTFNNRSYIGNPGLCGYPLSEACFVEELPRDQMLSDEDGFITAGFYISMGIGFLSAFLVVSALILNRRWTYGPLRYLEIN; from the coding sequence ATGAGTGTAGCTGAAAAATTCGTTCGACAGCTTGTTGTCTTTGACATTTTTATTGCCCTGTCAGTCAACTGTGGTGTTGTGTTCAGTTCAGGAGTTGGTGACGGTCAAATCAAGTGCCCCGAGACAGAGAAAGAAGCTCTTCTCAGTTTCAAACGGGAGTTGTTGGACGTCTATGGACGACTTTCTTCTTGGGGAAATGAGGGGTTTAATCAAGATTGTTGCAGATGGAGAGGTGTCCATTGTGATAATCAAACCAGTAATGTCATCAGACTCGATCTTCGTGGCCCTTCCAGTCCCAATGCATCTGTTACTGTTGCACCATTGATAGGTAAGATAAGTCCTGCCTTGCAAAAATTGAAGCAATTAAAGTATTTGGATCTTAGTTACAATCAAATTTTAGGAGGCATACCCGATTTTCTTGGTTCTCTGAGTAACTTGGAATATCTCAACTTATCTTGTGTTGGTGATGATTTTACAAGAGTTCCTCCTAATCTTGGCAATCTTTCTAGCTTAAACACCCTTGATCTAAGCCGTAACGGTTTCCTATCTGTGAATAACCTCGAGTGGCTTTCGCGTCTTCATCAATTGAGATACCTTGCCATAGGTTATGTTAATCTAAGTAAAGCAACTGATTGGCTACAAGCAGTGTTTAAGCTTCCCTTCCTTCAAGTCTTGAGCTTGCCTGGTTCTAAGCTTCCTGCCGTTGTCCCTTCTGTGTTTCCTTCCAGTAATTCTTTGATGTCCCTTTCAACCCTTGATCTCTCTTCCAATAATCTGAATACTTCTGTATATACCTGGCTGTTTAACTTGAGCAATCTGACTTACCTTGATCTCTCTGGTAATGCTATATATGGTCCAATTCCTGATGCTTTTGGGAATATGAAATCCCTACAACACCTTGATCTCTCTCGGAATGCGCTTGGAGGTGGCTTCCCTAGATGCCTTGGTAATAAGTTGAAGTTTTTGCGATTGTCTTCTAATAATTTAGATGGACAGCTACCTGAGATAATGAAAAACTTGTCATGCATGTCGGATTCTCTAGAGTACCTGAACCTAGAAGAGAATCACATTGGTGGTTCACTGACTGATATCATAGCAAACTTTACATCTTTGAGAGAACTGAGGCTCGGACGTAATAAGTTGAATGAATCCATCCCCAGAGTAGTTGGAAATCTTCCAAGTCTTGTTATTTTGGATTTATCTTGGAACAGAATCGCAGGATCAGTCCCTGATCTTTTACTATTATCGTCGTTGAGGGAATTACATCTTTCACATAATCAGTTCACTGGTTTAACAGAGAGTATTGGACGCCTTTCCAAACTTGAGAAGTTGTACCTTGATTTCAATCAGCTTGAAGGCACAATATCTGAAGCTCATCTGTTCAAGCTCTCACAATTACGTGAGTTGGACATCTCTTATAATGCTCAACTACGTATTCGAGTCAGTTCAGATTGGATCCCCCCTTTTCAACTGGATCTCATTCGTTTTACCCACTGTAAATTGGGTCCTCAATTCCCAAACTGGCTGCGGAACCAGAATAATATTTCCGAACTTGATTTTTCAGCCTCTGGAATTTCGGGTGAAGTTCCTAATTGGTTCTGGGAGCAGTTGCCTGGAATGAGCTTCTTAAACCTTTCTTACAATGATGTGGGTGGAAATATACCAGATCTCTCAAGGAAGATGAGTGATGTTCTTTGCATAGATTTGGCCACAAACAAATTCAGTGGTCCATTGCCAAAATTTCCTACCAGTCTTGTAACACTTGATCTCTCCAGCAATATGTTTTCCGGGACCATCTCCTTCATTTGTGACAATTTTGATTACTTGGGATATCTTGACCTCTCAGATAACAGGTTTTCTGGAGAGCTTCCTCACTGCTGGACGCTTAGAAGCATAGTGCATCTTAATTTAGGGAACAATAACTTCTTTGGGAAGATACCTAATACGTTAGGTTCATTGCAGACGATGGGAATGCTGCACCTTCAAAACAATCATTTGATAGGAGAACTACCTCGGTCCCTGGCAAACTGCAAAAAGTTGAGGGTTATAGATGTTGGGTCTAACAACTTGTCTGGTGAACTTCCAGCATGGATTGGGACTAACATATCTGATATCATTATTGTTATCTTAAAATCCAACAGGTTAAGTGGAAGCATACCTTCAAGCATATGCCAGCTAAAGAAACTTCAAATCTTGGACTTATCTGCAAATAAGATATCTGGGACCATACCAAAATGTATCAACAACCTCACTGCAATGACTGAAGAAGAGAGTACAATGCAACAAATCAAGAGTTGGTATTTTCAGGTCGACGATGAAGGTGATGTCACAATAAATGCCTCATATGATGAGAGTGCAATTTTGATGTGGAAGGGAAGACAATTTGAATACAGCAGCATACTTGGTATGGTGAAGAGCATTGATCTTTCAAGCAACAACTTGGTGGGAGAAATCCCTATTGAAATTACATCTCTTTTGGGTTTGCATGGTTTAAACCTGTCGATAAACAATTTAACCGGCAGCATCCCTCTGAGGCTTGGTCAAATGAGGGCACTCAATTTCCTTGACTTAAACAGAAATGATCTTTCAGGGGAAATTCCTGCTGGTCTTTCACAGTTAAGTCACCTGGGAGTCTTGAACTTGTCATATAACAACTTTTCTGGCCGAATCCCTTTAGGTGAACAATTACTGACTTTCAACAACAGATCCTACATTGGCAATCCTGGACTTTGTGGCTATCCACTATCAGAAGCTTGCTTTGTGGAGGAACTGCCTCGAGATCAAATGTTGAGTGATGAGGACGGGTTTATAACTGCAGGATTTTATATTAGTATGGGGATTGGCTTTCTTTCTGCATTTTTGGTAGTCTCTGCTCTGATCTTAAATAGAAGGTGGACATATGGTCCACTCAGATACTTGGAAATCAATTAG
- the LOC132036831 gene encoding receptor-like protein EIX1 isoform X2: protein MSLSGVGDGQIKCPETEKEALLSFKRELLDVYGRLSSWGNEGFNQDCCRWRGVHCDNQTSNVIRLDLRGPSSPNASVTVAPLIGKISPALQKLKQLKYLDLSYNQILGGIPDFLGSLSNLEYLNLSCVGDDFTRVPPNLGNLSSLNTLDLSRNGFLSVNNLEWLSRLHQLRYLAIGYVNLSKATDWLQAVFKLPFLQVLSLPGSKLPAVVPSVFPSSNSLMSLSTLDLSSNNLNTSVYTWLFNLSNLTYLDLSGNAIYGPIPDAFGNMKSLQHLDLSRNALGGGFPRCLGNKLKFLRLSSNNLDGQLPEIMKNLSCMSDSLEYLNLEENHIGGSLTDIIANFTSLRELRLGRNKLNESIPRVVGNLPSLVILDLSWNRIAGSVPDLLLLSSLRELHLSHNQFTGLTESIGRLSKLEKLYLDFNQLEGTISEAHLFKLSQLRELDISYNAQLRIRVSSDWIPPFQLDLIRFTHCKLGPQFPNWLRNQNNISELDFSASGISGEVPNWFWEQLPGMSFLNLSYNDVGGNIPDLSRKMSDVLCIDLATNKFSGPLPKFPTSLVTLDLSSNMFSGTISFICDNFDYLGYLDLSDNRFSGELPHCWTLRSIVHLNLGNNNFFGKIPNTLGSLQTMGMLHLQNNHLIGELPRSLANCKKLRVIDVGSNNLSGELPAWIGTNISDIIIVILKSNRLSGSIPSSICQLKKLQILDLSANKISGTIPKCINNLTAMTEEESTMQQIKSWYFQVDDEGDVTINASYDESAILMWKGRQFEYSSILGMVKSIDLSSNNLVGEIPIEITSLLGLHGLNLSINNLTGSIPLRLGQMRALNFLDLNRNDLSGEIPAGLSQLSHLGVLNLSYNNFSGRIPLGEQLLTFNNRSYIGNPGLCGYPLSEACFVEELPRDQMLSDEDGFITAGFYISMGIGFLSAFLVVSALILNRRWTYGPLRYLEIN, encoded by the exons ATGTCTCT TTCAGGAGTTGGTGACGGTCAAATCAAGTGCCCCGAGACAGAGAAAGAAGCTCTTCTCAGTTTCAAACGGGAGTTGTTGGACGTCTATGGACGACTTTCTTCTTGGGGAAATGAGGGGTTTAATCAAGATTGTTGCAGATGGAGAGGTGTCCATTGTGATAATCAAACCAGTAATGTCATCAGACTCGATCTTCGTGGCCCTTCCAGTCCCAATGCATCTGTTACTGTTGCACCATTGATAGGTAAGATAAGTCCTGCCTTGCAAAAATTGAAGCAATTAAAGTATTTGGATCTTAGTTACAATCAAATTTTAGGAGGCATACCCGATTTTCTTGGTTCTCTGAGTAACTTGGAATATCTCAACTTATCTTGTGTTGGTGATGATTTTACAAGAGTTCCTCCTAATCTTGGCAATCTTTCTAGCTTAAACACCCTTGATCTAAGCCGTAACGGTTTCCTATCTGTGAATAACCTCGAGTGGCTTTCGCGTCTTCATCAATTGAGATACCTTGCCATAGGTTATGTTAATCTAAGTAAAGCAACTGATTGGCTACAAGCAGTGTTTAAGCTTCCCTTCCTTCAAGTCTTGAGCTTGCCTGGTTCTAAGCTTCCTGCCGTTGTCCCTTCTGTGTTTCCTTCCAGTAATTCTTTGATGTCCCTTTCAACCCTTGATCTCTCTTCCAATAATCTGAATACTTCTGTATATACCTGGCTGTTTAACTTGAGCAATCTGACTTACCTTGATCTCTCTGGTAATGCTATATATGGTCCAATTCCTGATGCTTTTGGGAATATGAAATCCCTACAACACCTTGATCTCTCTCGGAATGCGCTTGGAGGTGGCTTCCCTAGATGCCTTGGTAATAAGTTGAAGTTTTTGCGATTGTCTTCTAATAATTTAGATGGACAGCTACCTGAGATAATGAAAAACTTGTCATGCATGTCGGATTCTCTAGAGTACCTGAACCTAGAAGAGAATCACATTGGTGGTTCACTGACTGATATCATAGCAAACTTTACATCTTTGAGAGAACTGAGGCTCGGACGTAATAAGTTGAATGAATCCATCCCCAGAGTAGTTGGAAATCTTCCAAGTCTTGTTATTTTGGATTTATCTTGGAACAGAATCGCAGGATCAGTCCCTGATCTTTTACTATTATCGTCGTTGAGGGAATTACATCTTTCACATAATCAGTTCACTGGTTTAACAGAGAGTATTGGACGCCTTTCCAAACTTGAGAAGTTGTACCTTGATTTCAATCAGCTTGAAGGCACAATATCTGAAGCTCATCTGTTCAAGCTCTCACAATTACGTGAGTTGGACATCTCTTATAATGCTCAACTACGTATTCGAGTCAGTTCAGATTGGATCCCCCCTTTTCAACTGGATCTCATTCGTTTTACCCACTGTAAATTGGGTCCTCAATTCCCAAACTGGCTGCGGAACCAGAATAATATTTCCGAACTTGATTTTTCAGCCTCTGGAATTTCGGGTGAAGTTCCTAATTGGTTCTGGGAGCAGTTGCCTGGAATGAGCTTCTTAAACCTTTCTTACAATGATGTGGGTGGAAATATACCAGATCTCTCAAGGAAGATGAGTGATGTTCTTTGCATAGATTTGGCCACAAACAAATTCAGTGGTCCATTGCCAAAATTTCCTACCAGTCTTGTAACACTTGATCTCTCCAGCAATATGTTTTCCGGGACCATCTCCTTCATTTGTGACAATTTTGATTACTTGGGATATCTTGACCTCTCAGATAACAGGTTTTCTGGAGAGCTTCCTCACTGCTGGACGCTTAGAAGCATAGTGCATCTTAATTTAGGGAACAATAACTTCTTTGGGAAGATACCTAATACGTTAGGTTCATTGCAGACGATGGGAATGCTGCACCTTCAAAACAATCATTTGATAGGAGAACTACCTCGGTCCCTGGCAAACTGCAAAAAGTTGAGGGTTATAGATGTTGGGTCTAACAACTTGTCTGGTGAACTTCCAGCATGGATTGGGACTAACATATCTGATATCATTATTGTTATCTTAAAATCCAACAGGTTAAGTGGAAGCATACCTTCAAGCATATGCCAGCTAAAGAAACTTCAAATCTTGGACTTATCTGCAAATAAGATATCTGGGACCATACCAAAATGTATCAACAACCTCACTGCAATGACTGAAGAAGAGAGTACAATGCAACAAATCAAGAGTTGGTATTTTCAGGTCGACGATGAAGGTGATGTCACAATAAATGCCTCATATGATGAGAGTGCAATTTTGATGTGGAAGGGAAGACAATTTGAATACAGCAGCATACTTGGTATGGTGAAGAGCATTGATCTTTCAAGCAACAACTTGGTGGGAGAAATCCCTATTGAAATTACATCTCTTTTGGGTTTGCATGGTTTAAACCTGTCGATAAACAATTTAACCGGCAGCATCCCTCTGAGGCTTGGTCAAATGAGGGCACTCAATTTCCTTGACTTAAACAGAAATGATCTTTCAGGGGAAATTCCTGCTGGTCTTTCACAGTTAAGTCACCTGGGAGTCTTGAACTTGTCATATAACAACTTTTCTGGCCGAATCCCTTTAGGTGAACAATTACTGACTTTCAACAACAGATCCTACATTGGCAATCCTGGACTTTGTGGCTATCCACTATCAGAAGCTTGCTTTGTGGAGGAACTGCCTCGAGATCAAATGTTGAGTGATGAGGACGGGTTTATAACTGCAGGATTTTATATTAGTATGGGGATTGGCTTTCTTTCTGCATTTTTGGTAGTCTCTGCTCTGATCTTAAATAGAAGGTGGACATATGGTCCACTCAGATACTTGGAAATCAATTAG
- the LOC132035982 gene encoding pentatricopeptide repeat-containing protein At2g20710, mitochondrial-like encodes MVKLVQQSLKSWWKFSFLRASSYSTEPETLASLFLSSKDEGSTKPAKSPLYSKLLYLTRSEESVIPILDKWVTEDNPIKYEDLQSIIKQLRAYRRYKSALQIYEWIKNSKHFDISAGDGAVQLDLISKAHGLKAAETYFTSIPDDLRTYQVYAALLNCYADAKVLNKAEDTMQKLKELGYAGTVAYNVMLTLYSKMGDVEKLQSLVLEMEDKGIAGDVITHNIVLNAYASVPDVTEMEKLLMKMEADPLLIDWSPYTVAAKGYLKAGDIDKAYEALKKCEHLVKGKRSRLAIDMLITLYTSMGKKDDVYRLWNKFKRKVKYHNLSYHCMISGLEKLDDLDGAEQIFAQWEANRVHFDIRIPNLLVTAYCKKGHMEKAISIIEKLVESGKQPNGSTWNRLALGYCVHNDMEKAVETMRKAILASQPGWKPHFHSLASCVKYLQSKGDTQREQELKDLLRVRDLFPKEVEKGLDKYIETGNQMSKALDETDLEEACLQ; translated from the exons ATGGTGAAACTTGTTCAGCAAAGTCTAAAATCATGGTGGAAATTCAGTTTTCTTAGGGCTTCTTCATACTCAACTGAACCTGAAACCCTAGCCTCCTTATTTTTGTCTAGTAAAGATGAAGGTTCTACTAAGCCAGCAAAGAGTCCTCTGTACAGTAAGTTACTATATTTAACACGCTCTGAAGAATCAGTGATACCAATACTGGACAAATGGGTTACTGAAGACAATCCAATTAAGTATGAAGACCTACAAAGTATCATCAAACAGCTTAGAGCTTATCGTCGCTATAAAAGTGCCCTTCAG ATTTATGAGTGGATTAAGAACTCCAAGCATTTTGATATATCGGCTGGAGATGGTGCAGTCCAACTGGATTTGATATCAAAAGCCCATGGCCTGAAAGCCGCAGAGACGTATTTCACTAGCATTCCAGATGATTTAAGAACCTACCAGGTATATGCCGCTCTCTTGAACTGCTATGCTGATGCAAAAGTCTTAAATAAAGCAGAAGATACCATGCAAAAGCTGAAGGAGTTGGGCTATGCTGGCACAGTGGCGTACAATGTTATGTTGACCCTTTATTCTAAAATGGGAGATGTTGAGAAGCTACAGTCACTTGTGCTAGAGATGGAAGACAAAGGCATTGCTGGTGACGTGATTACCCACAATATCGTCTTGAATGCATATGCATCTGTTCCTGATGTCACGGAGATGGAGAAGCTTCTGATGAAAATGGAAGCTGATCCTCTGCTGATTGATTGGAGTCCTTACACAGTAGCTGCCAAGGGGTACCTGAAAGCTGGTGATATAGACAAGGCTTACGAGGCATTGAAGAAATGCGAGCATCTAGTCAAGGGGAAAAGGTCAAGGCTTGCTATTGACATGCTCATTACTCTCTACACTAGTATGGGAAAGAAAGATGATGTCTATCGTCTATGGaataaattcaagagaaaagtTAAGTATCACAATTTAAGTTATCATTGTATGATAAGTGGACTAGAAAAGTTGGATGATCTTGATGGTGCAGAACAGATATTTGCCCAGTGGGAAGCAAACAGGGTACACTTTGACATTCGAATTCCAAACTTGCTCGTAACTGCTTACTGCAAAAAGGGTCATATGGAAAAGGCTATATCAATCATAGAGAAACTCGTGGAGAGTGGGAAGCAACCCAATGGGAGCACATGGAATCGTCTGGCACTCGGTTATTGTGTACATAATGACATGGAGAAAGCAGTGGAGACGATGAGGAAAGCAATCTTGGCTAGTCAGCCAGGGTGGAAGCCACACTTTCATAGTTTGGCTTCATGTGTGAAGTACTTGCAATCAAAAGGAGATACTCAACGAGAACAAGAGCTTAAAGATTTACTTCGGGTGCGAGATCTCTTCCCAAAAGAAGTTGAGAAGGGTTTGGATAAGTATATTGAAACTGGAAATCAAATGTCTAAGGCACTTGATGAAACTGACCTTGAGGAGGCTTGCCTACAATAG